In Streptococcus porcinus, the genomic window AAATCCTTTACCTTGATTATTGTTCCGACCGTGACCTTATTATTAATTGGGGGTGTGGGCCGTTTTCTATTACCATATGTGAAGTTGATTACAGCTATGATTGGGCAGGGAATTGCTGGATTACTAGGTTTACAGCCAATTTTAATGTCAATTTTAATTGCTATGATCTTTTGTTTCTTAATCGTTTCACCCATTACAACGGTTGGTATTGCCTTGGCTATTAGTCTGTCAGGTATTGGTTCTGGAGCAGCCAATTTAGGAATTTGTGCAGCAAGTTTTGGTTTATGTATAGCTGGTTGGGCAGTTAATTCCAAAGGAACTTCTCTGGCTCATGTGCTTGGTTCGCCAAAAATTTCTATGGCAAATGTCCTTTCCAAACCAATTATTATGTTGCCAATGCTTTCTACAGCTTCTGTTCTTGGACTTCTTGCAGCTATCTTTAATATTCAGGGAACTCCTGCCAGTGCAGGATTTGGTATTAGTGGTTTGATTGGACCTATAAATGCATTAAATCTAGCCAAAGGTGGATGGTCATTTATCAATATTATGATTATAATTCTTATCTTTGTCATAGCTCCAATCGTTTTAAGCTTCGCTTTTA contains:
- a CDS encoding PTS transporter subunit IIC, with product MSEIIQKQSAKSFTMNILNGIALGTVIVLIPGAILGELMKALLPMWTGFATLIAATGLATSMMGLVIGMLVGLNFKFAPIQSASLGLAVMFAGGAANFSNGIMMLKGTGDIINMGITAALGVLLIQFLADKTKSFTLIIVPTVTLLLIGGVGRFLLPYVKLITAMIGQGIAGLLGLQPILMSILIAMIFCFLIVSPITTVGIALAISLSGIGSGAANLGICAASFGLCIAGWAVNSKGTSLAHVLGSPKISMANVLSKPIIMLPMLSTASVLGLLAAIFNIQGTPASAGFGISGLIGPINALNLAKGGWSFINIMIIILIFVIAPIVLSFAFNYLFIRVLKIIKAEDYKLDI